The Thermanaerovibrio acidaminovorans DSM 6589 genome contains a region encoding:
- a CDS encoding EutN/CcmL family microcompartment protein, with amino-acid sequence MIIAKVIGNVWATKKDDSLNGLKFFVVLPCKGEASQSFVAVDAAGAGIGDHVLVSQGSSARVLFRDGTVPVDAVIVGIIDSVEVDESLLG; translated from the coding sequence TTGATCATAGCCAAGGTGATAGGCAACGTGTGGGCCACCAAGAAGGACGATAGCCTCAACGGGCTCAAGTTCTTCGTGGTCCTTCCCTGCAAGGGGGAGGCGAGCCAGAGCTTCGTGGCGGTGGATGCGGCGGGGGCCGGCATAGGGGACCACGTGCTGGTGTCCCAGGGCAGCTCCGCCCGGGTCCTCTTCAGGGACGGGACGGTGCCGGTGGACGCGGTGATAGTGGGGATCATCGACTCGGTGGAGGTGGACGAGTCCCTGCTGGGCTAG